A genome region from Rathayibacter caricis DSM 15933 includes the following:
- a CDS encoding PDDEXK nuclease domain-containing protein has protein sequence MPSDAVSLPADYAVVLIRLKDQVRTAQYTAQRTVNTQLIELYWSIGHEILRQQDAHAWGSGVVGRLADDLRAEFPTMTGLSRRNLLYMRSFAAGWADLRNVPQPVAHLPWGHIRVLIDKLDEQERRDWYAASAVEFGWSRDVLLNQIKNRTLERTGAAPSNFLDRLPAGDSELAQQIARDPYVFDFLDLTEGAAERDFEQALTDRITQTLAELGAGFAFVGRQVHFEVDRSDFYIDLLFFHVRQLRYVVIELKKGAFEPSFTGQLGFYIALVDDQLRDAALHRPTVGILICGDKSDRIVRYALGRVDSPMAVATYTYESLPPEEQRALPDAQHLIDAIAADGRDDEARRPQSG, from the coding sequence ATGCCTTCTGACGCCGTTAGCCTCCCCGCCGACTACGCGGTCGTGCTGATTCGGCTCAAGGACCAAGTCCGCACGGCGCAGTACACGGCGCAGCGAACGGTCAACACGCAACTGATCGAGCTATACTGGAGCATCGGGCACGAGATCCTTCGTCAGCAGGACGCGCACGCATGGGGGAGCGGTGTGGTCGGTCGTCTCGCCGATGACCTGCGTGCTGAGTTCCCGACGATGACGGGGTTGTCGCGCCGGAACCTGCTGTACATGCGGTCCTTCGCGGCCGGGTGGGCTGACCTCCGAAATGTGCCACAGCCCGTGGCACATTTGCCGTGGGGTCACATCCGGGTCCTCATCGACAAGCTCGATGAGCAGGAGAGGCGGGACTGGTACGCGGCATCCGCGGTCGAGTTCGGGTGGTCCCGAGACGTGCTGCTGAACCAGATCAAGAACCGAACCCTGGAACGCACCGGGGCGGCTCCGTCGAATTTCCTCGACCGGCTCCCCGCCGGGGATTCCGAGTTGGCGCAGCAGATCGCGAGAGACCCGTACGTCTTCGACTTCCTCGACCTGACTGAAGGTGCCGCTGAGCGGGACTTCGAGCAGGCACTTACGGACCGGATCACGCAGACCCTCGCAGAACTCGGCGCCGGCTTCGCCTTCGTCGGTCGACAGGTGCACTTCGAGGTCGACAGGTCGGACTTCTACATCGATCTGCTCTTCTTCCACGTCCGTCAGCTCCGCTACGTCGTGATCGAGCTGAAAAAGGGCGCGTTCGAGCCGTCCTTCACCGGGCAGCTCGGGTTCTACATCGCGCTCGTCGACGACCAACTTCGCGACGCCGCGCTGCACCGGCCGACGGTCGGGATCCTCATCTGCGGCGACAAGAGCGACCGAATCGTCCGCTACGCCCTGGGACGAGTCGACTCTCCTATGGCCGTAGCCACCTACACCTACGAGTCCCTGCCACCCGAGGAACAGCGTGCGCTCCCGGATGCTCAGCACCTGATCGATGCCATCGCTGCTGACGGTAGGGACGACGAGGCTCGCCGGCCGCAGAGTGGATAG